A genome region from Microbacterium sp. CGR2 includes the following:
- a CDS encoding F0F1 ATP synthase subunit B has translation MLNALVTNLAAEGEAVNNPLIPAWYDIIWSALWFVIILVVVWKVALPKLTKMLDERSAAIEGNIAKADEAQKQAEAALEEYTRQLAEARTEAGEIREAAREDGKKIVAEAKDAATSEAARITATAHTQIEAERQTAFVSLRSEVGSLALDLAGGVVGETLSDHARATAVVDRFLADLEAAK, from the coding sequence ATGCTGAACGCTCTTGTCACGAACCTCGCAGCTGAGGGCGAAGCGGTCAACAACCCGCTGATCCCCGCGTGGTACGACATCATCTGGTCGGCGCTGTGGTTCGTCATCATTCTCGTCGTCGTGTGGAAGGTCGCCCTTCCCAAGCTGACGAAGATGCTCGACGAGCGTTCGGCTGCCATCGAGGGCAACATCGCGAAGGCTGACGAGGCGCAGAAGCAGGCCGAAGCAGCGCTCGAGGAGTACACCCGACAGCTGGCCGAAGCACGCACCGAGGCCGGTGAGATCCGTGAGGCCGCCCGCGAGGACGGCAAGAAGATCGTCGCCGAGGCCAAGGACGCCGCCACCAGCGAGGCAGCACGCATCACCGCGACCGCGCACACGCAGATCGAGGCTGAGCGTCAGACCGCTTTCGTCTCCCTTCGCAGCGAGGTGGGCTCGCTCGCCCTCGACCTCGCCGGCGGTGTGGTCGGAGAGACTCTCTCCGACCATGCCCGTGCGACGGCTGTCGTGGATCGCTTCCTCGCGGATCTCGAGGCGGCGAAGTAA
- a CDS encoding F0F1 ATP synthase subunit delta — translation MGSATTQALAASIETLAAANGVTLDTARELFAAARAVSESSQLSGALADPSAPVEARRNVVAAVFGAFSEDAKSVLKTAVAERWSNADQLVDGIEELAIRAASIAEPDADIEGEIFGFSRVIAANAELELALGTRLGGEDAKVTLVERLLADGATSAPAKLIVSSLVRQPRGRRIRQLLNRAMRIVSAQHGRVVATVHTATPLNEAQRTRLSDALSRRYDGRVSLNVVIDPAVVGGLRVQIADDVIDGSISARLADLRQKLAG, via the coding sequence ATGGGCAGCGCGACCACTCAGGCACTCGCGGCATCCATCGAGACGCTTGCCGCAGCGAACGGCGTCACGCTCGACACCGCACGGGAGCTCTTCGCTGCCGCGCGCGCCGTCAGCGAGTCGTCCCAGCTGAGCGGCGCGCTCGCTGACCCTTCGGCTCCGGTCGAGGCACGCAGGAACGTCGTCGCAGCGGTCTTCGGCGCGTTCTCAGAAGACGCGAAGAGCGTTCTGAAGACGGCCGTGGCCGAGCGGTGGTCGAACGCCGATCAACTGGTGGACGGCATCGAGGAACTCGCAATCCGCGCGGCGTCCATCGCGGAACCCGACGCTGACATCGAGGGCGAGATCTTCGGATTCTCTCGGGTTATCGCCGCCAACGCCGAGCTGGAGCTCGCCCTGGGCACCCGCCTCGGGGGAGAAGACGCGAAGGTGACGCTTGTCGAGCGACTGCTCGCCGATGGCGCCACCAGCGCTCCGGCGAAACTGATCGTCTCGTCGCTCGTGCGGCAGCCGCGTGGCCGCCGCATTCGTCAGTTGCTCAACCGCGCCATGCGCATCGTCTCGGCCCAGCACGGTCGAGTCGTGGCGACGGTCCACACCGCAACGCCGCTCAACGAGGCGCAGCGTACCCGTCTCAGCGACGCGCTCTCGCGTCGTTACGACGGCAGGGTCTCGCTCAACGTCGTCATCGACCCTGCCGTCGTCGGAGGCCTGCGCGTGCAGATCGCCGACGACGTCATCGACGGCAGCATCTCCGCTCGACTCGCAGATCTTCGCCAGAAGCTCGCGGGCTAA
- the atpE gene encoding ATP synthase F0 subunit C, giving the protein MDATTVLAEINGHLAAVGYGLAAIGPAIGVGIVVGKTIEGVARQPELAGRLQVLMWIGIAFTEALAFVGIAVGFIPFP; this is encoded by the coding sequence GTGGACGCAACTACGGTTCTCGCTGAAATCAACGGTCACCTCGCAGCAGTGGGCTACGGCCTCGCTGCGATCGGTCCGGCCATCGGTGTGGGCATCGTCGTCGGCAAGACCATCGAGGGTGTCGCACGTCAGCCCGAGCTGGCCGGTCGCCTTCAGGTCCTCATGTGGATCGGTATCGCCTTCACCGAGGCGCTTGCATTCGTCGGCATCGCCGTCGGATTCATCCCCTTCCCGTAA
- the atpB gene encoding F0F1 ATP synthase subunit A: MTGAPKLEPALFNLAATLIPRLASDGEFHGPSIDEFFPEILFEVAGIPVHRIHLVQLLSVIAVVLILWLGTRRMTIVPGRFQSLVEMGLGLVRTNIAHDLLGRKDGDRFLPILTAIFFMTLFMNITGIIPFLNIAGTSIIAVPLVLALVSYVTFIYAGIKKSPKNFFKNALFPSGVPWPVYIIVTPIELLSTFIIRPVTLTLRLLMNMVVGHMILVLCFAATQFFFFTAGGGWAALGVGTLAFGGAFTIFEILVAVLQAYVFTVLTAVYIQLAVAEEH; encoded by the coding sequence TTGACCGGTGCCCCGAAGCTGGAGCCCGCGCTGTTCAATCTTGCTGCGACCCTGATCCCTCGACTCGCCTCTGACGGCGAGTTCCATGGCCCTTCGATCGACGAGTTCTTCCCGGAGATCCTCTTCGAAGTGGCGGGCATCCCCGTGCACCGCATCCACCTGGTGCAGCTGCTCTCGGTGATCGCCGTGGTCCTGATCCTCTGGCTCGGAACCCGTCGCATGACGATCGTCCCCGGGCGTTTCCAGAGCCTCGTCGAGATGGGACTCGGGCTGGTTCGGACGAACATCGCGCACGATCTTCTCGGACGCAAGGACGGCGACCGGTTCCTCCCGATCCTGACCGCCATCTTCTTCATGACGCTGTTCATGAACATCACCGGCATCATCCCGTTCCTGAACATCGCCGGAACGAGCATCATCGCGGTGCCACTGGTGCTGGCTCTGGTCAGCTACGTGACCTTCATCTACGCCGGAATCAAGAAGAGCCCGAAGAACTTCTTCAAGAACGCTCTCTTCCCGTCGGGTGTGCCGTGGCCGGTCTACATCATCGTCACCCCGATCGAGCTCCTCTCGACCTTCATCATCCGCCCGGTGACTCTCACCCTGCGACTGCTGATGAACATGGTCGTCGGTCACATGATCCTGGTCCTCTGCTTCGCAGCGACCCAGTTCTTCTTCTTCACCGCAGGCGGCGGCTGGGCCGCCCTCGGCGTCGGAACCCTCGCCTTCGGCGGCGCCTTCACGATCTTCGAGATCCTGGTGGCGGTCCTGCAGGCGTACGTCTTCACCGTTCTCACCGCGGTCTACATCCAGCTCGCGGTCGCTGAAGAGCACTGA
- a CDS encoding MraY family glycosyltransferase, which translates to MKQYLFTIVLTAVVTFALTWAVWRLSLRFKLYPGIRERDVHTTPTPRLGGVAIFLGIAVAFGVSATNPFFQSIWIPPSTMWSILGASFLIAVIGVVDDLWDIDWMIKLGAQFLAAGIITVGGGLQILSLPFGDLIVFSSWVSITMTMFAIVIVMNAVNFIDGLDGLVAGVCLISNGVFFAYSYIFTRDSGASSYFNLSTFLAAVLIGACLGFLPLNWSPAKLFMGDSGALVIGLLMSTSAIALTGQMDPSALDPEQIGRSQLLGAFIPILLPLLVVLLPLLDFGLAVLRRMTAGKSPFAPDRKHLHHRMLDLGHRDRDAVLIFYAWTAVISLAVLLMYVGAREDWPGQYLPGVAFGVVGIAACLVITLSPTRRKKRAAGVAPDPTPVES; encoded by the coding sequence GTGAAGCAGTATCTCTTCACGATCGTCCTCACCGCCGTCGTCACCTTCGCGTTGACCTGGGCGGTGTGGCGTCTCAGCCTCCGCTTCAAGCTGTATCCCGGCATCCGTGAGCGCGACGTGCACACCACGCCGACCCCGCGGCTCGGCGGCGTCGCGATCTTCCTCGGCATCGCCGTCGCCTTCGGCGTCTCCGCCACGAATCCGTTCTTCCAGAGCATCTGGATCCCGCCGTCCACGATGTGGTCGATCCTCGGGGCATCCTTCCTCATCGCCGTGATCGGCGTCGTCGACGACCTCTGGGACATCGACTGGATGATCAAGCTCGGCGCCCAGTTCCTCGCCGCCGGGATCATCACGGTGGGCGGGGGACTGCAGATCCTCTCGCTGCCTTTCGGGGACCTGATCGTGTTCTCGAGCTGGGTGAGCATCACGATGACGATGTTCGCGATCGTGATCGTCATGAACGCGGTGAACTTCATCGACGGCCTCGACGGCCTCGTAGCCGGGGTGTGCCTCATCTCGAACGGCGTCTTCTTCGCCTACTCCTACATCTTCACCCGCGACTCCGGTGCCTCGAGCTACTTCAACCTCTCGACTTTCCTCGCCGCCGTCCTGATCGGAGCGTGCCTGGGGTTCCTGCCGCTGAACTGGAGTCCGGCCAAGCTCTTCATGGGCGACTCCGGTGCGCTGGTGATCGGGTTGCTGATGTCGACCTCCGCGATCGCCCTCACGGGGCAGATGGACCCGTCCGCCCTCGATCCCGAGCAGATCGGACGGTCGCAGCTGCTGGGTGCGTTCATCCCCATCCTGCTGCCGCTGCTGGTCGTCCTGCTGCCGCTGCTGGACTTCGGTCTCGCCGTGCTTCGCCGCATGACCGCAGGGAAGTCGCCGTTCGCTCCCGATCGCAAGCACCTGCACCACCGGATGCTCGACCTCGGTCACCGCGACCGTGATGCGGTGCTCATCTTCTATGCGTGGACGGCGGTCATCTCGCTCGCCGTTCTGCTGATGTACGTCGGCGCCCGAGAAGACTGGCCAGGCCAGTACCTCCCCGGCGTGGCGTTCGGCGTCGTGGGCATCGCGGCCTGCCTCGTCATCACCCTGAGTCCTACTCGCCGCAAGAAGCGCGCGGCGGGCGTTGCACCCGACCCGACACCCGTGGAGTCCTGA